A genome region from Acipenser ruthenus chromosome 29, fAciRut3.2 maternal haplotype, whole genome shotgun sequence includes the following:
- the LOC131702145 gene encoding complement receptor type 1-like, with the protein MSKSAVLLVLVALTVNVNGECDYPPEYQTALMKDEHLTQGPPDFVEGFTIDYKCQSGYVQKSGSPRITCTSSQWSHLTLVCERRSCGSPGEILNGHFNTDDGVLFGDKAYAVCDEGFQMAGNGVRSCRAAGWDGAIPICDIVKCPNPPEIVNGEITNPPQGTVTFGTSITYKCNEGVLVGNRELVCTKYGNYSSDPPACKGCRSVQVENGYKTAGFGPVYNYGDFITFACNPGYILHGTDTVTCGINEIWEPELPTCQKAPCGNPPIYPNAVLEGEPKGPFVDGFTISYTCQSGYVRKSGSPRITCTSSQWSHLTLVCDRRSCGSPGEILNGHFNTDDGVLFGDKAYAVCDEGFQMAGNGVRSCRAAGWDGAIPICEMRGRCEASRRFETAF; encoded by the exons GAGAATGTGACTATCCTCCAGAATATCAGACTGCCCTAATGAAAGATGAACATCTAACTCAAGGGCCACCTGACTTTGTCGAGGGATTTACAATCGATTATAAATGTCAGAGTGGGTATGTACAGAAGTCTGGATCTCCAAGAATCACCTGTACCAGTTCACAGTGGTCACATCTGACCTTGGTGTGTGAAC GCCGATCATGTGGAAGTCCAGGAGAGATACTTAATGGACACTTTAATACTGATGACGGTGTTCTTTTTGGAGACAAGGCTTATGCAGTTTGTGATGAAGG ATTCCAGATGGCAGGCAATGGTGTCAGAAGCTGTCGCGCTGCTGGCTGGGACGGTGCCATTCCTATATGTGATA TTGTTAAGTGTCCAAACCCTCCAGAGATTGTAAACGGTGAAATCACAAACCCACCTCAGGGAACTGTCACGTTTGGCACATCTATTACCTACAAGTGTAATGAAGGGGTTCTGGTGGGTAATAGGGAGCTTGTTTGCACCAAATATGGAAACTACAGTAGTGACCCTCCAGCATGTAAAG GCTGCCGTTCTGTTCAAGTGGAAAATGGCTATAAGACAGCTGGATTTGGACCAGTTTATAACTATGGGGATTTCATTACCTTTGCTTGTAATCCTGGGTATATTCTCCATGGCACTGACACTGTTACATGTGGAATAAATGAAATTTGGGAACCTGAACTTCCGACTTGCCAAAAAG CACCATGTGGCAATCCTCCAATTTATCCCAATGCCGTACTGGAAGGTGAACCAAAAGGACCTTTTGTTGACGGATTTACAATCAGTTATACGTGTCAGAGTGGGTATGTACGGAAGTCTGGATCTCCAAGAATCACCTGTACCAGTTCACAGTGGTCACATCTGACCTTGGTGTGTGATC gCCGATCATGTGGAAGTCCAGGAGAGATACTTAATGGACACTTTAATACTGATGACGGTGTTCTTTTTGGAGACAAGGCTTATGCAGTTTGTGATGAAGG ATTCCAGATGGCAGGCAATGGTGTCAGAAGCTGTCGCGCTGCTGGCTGGGACGGTGCCATTCCTATATGCGAAA